One region of Bartonella alsatica genomic DNA includes:
- a CDS encoding siderophore ABC transporter substrate-binding protein, translating to MIKYLKWAIFVLVAAISFATLSWANANTNVEKVTINHVSGTTSVPTSPQKVIVFDLASLDNMNRLGIEAVIGVPEGKKPTYLQQFDDTKYEKIGTLFEPNYEKIAALQPDLIIISSRTQAKYKDLSKIAPTIDLTIGNQHALEEIERNVSILGKIFGKEKEAEEQIAKLKENLAEIRKNTQGKGTGLILMTSGGKISAFGPQSRFDIFHSTFGIAPATDKLTVQKHGQLISPEFILETNPDWLLVIDRDAAIGREGKSAKQLLNNELVQRTTAGKQNQIIYLDSWSWYLANGSLTGLHDTVQKLNEAFTKGK from the coding sequence ATGATAAAATATCTAAAATGGGCAATCTTTGTTTTGGTTGCTGCAATCAGCTTTGCAACACTTTCATGGGCAAACGCGAATACAAATGTAGAAAAGGTGACTATTAATCACGTTTCAGGTACAACTTCTGTTCCTACTTCGCCACAAAAGGTTATTGTGTTTGATCTTGCCTCACTTGATAATATGAATCGCCTTGGAATTGAAGCGGTTATCGGTGTTCCTGAAGGAAAAAAACCTACATATTTGCAACAATTTGATGACACAAAATATGAAAAAATTGGTACTCTTTTTGAACCAAATTATGAAAAAATTGCCGCCCTTCAACCTGATCTCATTATTATTTCCTCTCGAACTCAAGCCAAATATAAAGATTTATCTAAAATAGCTCCAACTATTGATCTAACTATTGGAAATCAGCATGCTCTTGAAGAAATTGAACGTAATGTGTCTATTCTCGGTAAAATATTTGGCAAAGAAAAGGAGGCTGAAGAACAAATTGCGAAATTAAAAGAAAATTTAGCAGAAATTCGTAAAAACACCCAAGGAAAAGGTACAGGGCTTATACTCATGACATCTGGTGGAAAGATAAGTGCTTTTGGACCTCAATCACGTTTTGATATTTTCCATTCAACATTTGGAATTGCTCCTGCAACTGATAAACTAACCGTACAAAAACATGGACAACTTATTTCTCCCGAATTTATTCTCGAAACTAATCCTGACTGGTTACTGGTTATTGACCGGGATGCAGCAATTGGACGAGAAGGAAAATCAGCAAAACAACTACTTAATAATGAACTGGTTCAACGGACAACAGCTGGAAAACAAAATCAGATTATTTATCTGGACTCTTGGAGCTGGTATCTAGCGAATGGTAGTCTAACTGGACTTCATGACACAGTTCAAAAACTCAATGAAGCCTTTACAAAAGGCAAATAA
- a CDS encoding ABC transporter permease, translating to MTNYWIAIIVLIVLSILSIFVGYSDVTPSDLLSSDPHAWLLFWQTRLPRTVAVLLVGSALALSGMIMQLLVRNRFVEPSTSGTDESASLGILLVMIFLPDIPVFGKMVITTIFAMVGALLFMFLLRQIPLKSVLIVPLTGIMLGYVIGSLTNAIADHEMLLPSLQTYLFGSFAMILDGKYEILWLSLPLCTLAYFTADRFTVAALGEDLTNNLGLNYRNVMFFGLFIVSSITAVVICTIGRVPFVGLIIPNLVSNFMGDNMRHTAPWVAINGAGLVLTCDILGRIIHPSLEIPISTMMGVIGSFIFIILLLRWRKRLG from the coding sequence GTGACGAATTACTGGATAGCCATAATAGTTCTCATCGTGCTGTCTATCCTAAGTATTTTTGTTGGTTATTCTGATGTAACACCTTCCGACCTATTATCAAGCGATCCACACGCGTGGCTCCTCTTCTGGCAAACGCGCCTTCCTCGTACAGTTGCAGTACTTTTGGTCGGTTCAGCACTTGCACTATCAGGCATGATTATGCAATTGCTTGTACGCAATCGCTTTGTGGAGCCATCGACTTCGGGAACTGATGAATCCGCTTCTCTTGGTATTCTTTTGGTCATGATTTTCCTTCCTGATATACCTGTGTTCGGGAAAATGGTTATTACTACGATTTTTGCCATGGTTGGCGCATTACTTTTTATGTTTTTATTGCGCCAGATTCCTCTAAAATCTGTTCTTATTGTGCCTCTTACAGGGATTATGCTAGGATACGTCATTGGTTCCTTAACCAACGCTATTGCCGATCATGAAATGCTGCTTCCTTCTCTGCAAACTTATTTATTTGGCAGTTTTGCGATGATTCTTGATGGAAAATACGAAATCTTATGGTTATCACTTCCCCTGTGTACTCTTGCCTACTTTACCGCTGATCGCTTTACAGTAGCTGCTCTTGGAGAAGATTTAACTAATAATCTTGGGCTTAATTATCGTAACGTTATGTTCTTTGGTCTTTTTATTGTCTCATCAATCACCGCCGTTGTAATCTGTACAATTGGCCGTGTTCCTTTCGTTGGACTGATTATTCCAAACCTTGTTTCAAACTTTATGGGTGACAATATGCGCCATACAGCTCCTTGGGTAGCAATCAATGGCGCAGGACTAGTATTAACTTGTGACATTTTAGGACGAATAATTCATCCTTCTCTTGAAATCCCCATCAGCACTATGATGGGGGTTATTGGGAGCTTTATCTTTATTATATTGCTTTTACGTTGGAGAAAGCGTCTTGGATAA
- a CDS encoding iron chelate uptake ABC transporter family permease subunit, whose amino-acid sequence MDKKKATMLVFTTLIVSAGFLISLYMTWNINSYTWTFRLTKLISLLLIAYTIAVSTILFQTVVNNRLLTPSIMGFDQLYILIKTIIIYFLGSLSLPFLNEEGQLVLEALILIIFSISLFHWLFSGSIKGLHLTLLIGVVLGGFFFSLRMFMQLQLNPDQMMNLTDIMFANFNKFNTSLIIFATIIVFIVSLIGWRSHHLLDILALGRENALNLGVDYHKSATTILIFVSILVSISTALVGPVTFFGLLVANLSYELSPQAKHSVIVPITILVAVICLVGGQFILEQIFNMAGRLSFIIEFCGGTVFLTLLMKGKLK is encoded by the coding sequence TTGGATAAAAAGAAAGCAACAATGCTTGTATTCACGACACTTATAGTAAGTGCAGGCTTTCTAATCAGCCTTTACATGACATGGAACATCAACAGCTATACGTGGACATTCCGGCTCACAAAACTTATCTCTCTTCTTCTTATTGCATATACGATTGCCGTTTCTACTATTTTATTTCAAACAGTCGTCAATAACCGTCTGCTTACTCCTTCTATTATGGGATTTGATCAGCTTTATATTTTAATCAAAACCATCATAATTTATTTTCTTGGCTCTCTTTCTTTGCCTTTTTTAAATGAAGAAGGACAACTCGTTCTTGAGGCTCTCATTCTCATTATTTTTTCAATAAGCCTTTTTCATTGGCTGTTTTCAGGAAGTATAAAAGGGCTTCACTTGACCCTATTGATTGGTGTTGTTTTAGGTGGCTTTTTTTTCAGTTTACGCATGTTCATGCAATTACAATTGAATCCAGATCAAATGATGAATTTAACGGACATCATGTTTGCAAATTTTAATAAATTTAATACGTCATTAATAATTTTTGCCACAATCATTGTCTTCATTGTAAGTCTGATTGGTTGGCGTTCACACCACCTGCTTGATATTCTAGCTCTTGGACGCGAGAATGCCCTCAATCTCGGAGTTGATTACCATAAAAGTGCTACAACTATACTCATTTTTGTTTCTATTCTCGTATCCATTTCCACAGCACTTGTAGGACCTGTTACCTTTTTTGGACTATTAGTTGCCAACCTTTCCTATGAACTTTCCCCACAAGCAAAACACAGTGTTATTGTTCCAATTACGATATTAGTAGCTGTTATCTGTTTAGTTGGTGGACAATTTATTTTAGAGCAAATTTTTAATATGGCAGGACGTTTAAGTTTTATTATTGAATTTTGTGGTGGAACTGTCTTCTTAACCTTACTGATGAAGGGGAAATTAAAATGA